The Neorhodopirellula lusitana genome includes a window with the following:
- a CDS encoding S49 family peptidase, translated as MFGIAARRKNQNFRFIGIVKVCLLVASLSGCQHPVRALVGGNMNLGGKMGVDGDIRMTGQVATVSRSDNTATPIQSVVVDGNQNSSSGRIAVVDVDGLIVNRNFSGLNTMGENPVALFREKMRRIECDGSISAVVLRINTPGGGVTATDILANDIARLKKCRDIPVVACLMTTGCGGGYYLATHADQIVAHPTSVVGGIGVILNSYNMEDTLGQYNVVSIPVKAGDKIDLGSPERAMGEDERDILQVMADQFHERFIAQVKRTRRLREPPTEDLIETDQLALQGEDSDPTELDPANSPIFDGRVWTGNQAVEIGLVDSTGYLDDAIDIAGQMAGLSSDAPVVLLRRSNDRALSEFDVTPIMPTASLLPMNVPGMDRSMMPTFLYLWQPEPKFVTAGG; from the coding sequence ATGTTCGGTATTGCTGCTCGCCGTAAAAACCAAAACTTCCGATTCATTGGCATCGTGAAAGTTTGCCTGCTGGTTGCTTCTTTGTCAGGCTGCCAACACCCAGTTCGCGCCTTGGTCGGCGGCAACATGAACCTGGGTGGCAAAATGGGCGTCGATGGCGACATCCGCATGACCGGCCAAGTCGCCACGGTCAGTCGCAGCGACAACACCGCGACGCCCATTCAGAGTGTTGTCGTCGACGGCAACCAGAACTCCAGCAGCGGACGCATCGCCGTGGTCGATGTCGACGGACTGATCGTCAACCGCAACTTCAGCGGCCTGAACACAATGGGCGAGAACCCGGTTGCCTTGTTCCGAGAAAAGATGCGGCGGATTGAGTGCGATGGTTCCATCAGCGCGGTCGTGTTGCGCATCAACACACCCGGTGGCGGAGTGACCGCCACGGACATCCTGGCCAACGACATTGCCCGGCTCAAGAAGTGCCGCGACATCCCCGTCGTTGCCTGCTTGATGACCACGGGATGTGGCGGCGGGTACTACTTGGCTACCCATGCCGATCAAATCGTGGCGCATCCGACGTCCGTCGTTGGCGGTATCGGCGTCATCCTGAACAGTTACAACATGGAAGACACACTGGGCCAGTACAACGTCGTCTCCATCCCTGTCAAAGCTGGCGATAAGATCGACCTCGGGTCACCTGAACGCGCCATGGGAGAAGACGAGCGAGACATCTTGCAAGTCATGGCTGATCAGTTCCATGAACGCTTCATTGCTCAAGTGAAGCGCACCCGTCGACTACGCGAGCCACCGACCGAAGACTTGATCGAGACCGACCAATTGGCTCTTCAAGGTGAAGACTCCGATCCAACCGAATTGGATCCAGCGAACTCACCGATCTTTGACGGACGCGTTTGGACCGGCAACCAAGCGGTCGAGATCGGCTTGGTTGACTCAACAGGCTACCTCGATGACGCCATCGACATTGCCGGCCAAATGGCGGGGCTTTCTAGTGACGCACCCGTCGTACTGCTACGCCGCAGCAACGACCGCGCCCTCAGCGAATTCGACGTCACCCCGATCATGCCCACCGCCTCACTGCTGCCAATGAACGTCCCCGGCATGGACCGATCAATGATGCCAACCTTCCTCTACCTATGGCAGCCCGAACCCAAGTTCGTCACCGCCGGCGGCTGA
- a CDS encoding S1C family serine protease produces the protein MASLIQMQWNRINDRSGKTISLNKVAVSAVGARNSKVRTMVVLAAWVGLTAAVGMPFASAQDSLGPISSDELSRSGQSRITLGGLPTRPQIDARRERLFNELAEEFEQFDRLGNLVRRVSHLVKPSVIHIEAHKIQGKGASAESYDEAGSGVVLDVAGEAWVLTNRHVIHGASIDQISMRTSDGRKWVPERVLKDPSTDVAVMKIVPEMASVRERGRRPLPSPQSLPPAARLADSDRVQIGDFVIAIGSPFGLSHSVTFGIMSAKGRRDLSLGEERIDLQDFFQTDAAINPGNSGGPLLNLRGEVIGLNTAIASSSGGSEGIGFAIPINMAARVAEELIRHGKLRRGYLGVTLDPEFAAAELSSFSGQYASMKVNPDADDFRDEEMKLGGARVKNVRAGSPAEAARLQTGDVVLQFDGHMIDDDDHLVARVGMAPTDQPIDMVILRGGKRYRTTVTLTQIP, from the coding sequence ATGGCGAGCTTGATTCAAATGCAATGGAATCGGATTAACGACCGGTCGGGGAAAACCATTTCTCTCAACAAGGTCGCCGTCTCGGCAGTCGGTGCCCGAAACTCCAAAGTCCGCACCATGGTTGTTCTGGCCGCTTGGGTCGGCTTGACTGCTGCGGTGGGGATGCCTTTCGCTTCGGCTCAGGATTCGCTTGGACCGATTTCGTCGGATGAGCTTTCTCGATCGGGCCAGTCGCGGATCACGTTGGGTGGGTTGCCAACGCGGCCGCAGATTGATGCTCGACGCGAGCGACTCTTCAATGAGTTGGCGGAAGAGTTTGAACAGTTTGATCGTTTGGGGAATCTGGTTCGGCGCGTGTCGCATCTGGTTAAGCCAAGCGTGATTCACATTGAAGCCCATAAAATTCAAGGCAAAGGTGCTTCGGCCGAATCGTATGATGAAGCTGGCAGCGGAGTGGTCTTGGACGTCGCCGGTGAAGCGTGGGTGCTCACCAACAGGCACGTCATTCATGGAGCCTCGATTGATCAGATCTCGATGCGAACAAGCGATGGTCGTAAATGGGTTCCAGAGCGGGTGTTGAAGGATCCGAGCACCGATGTCGCGGTGATGAAGATCGTTCCAGAGATGGCCTCCGTTCGTGAACGTGGCCGTCGCCCCTTGCCCTCGCCGCAGTCGCTTCCACCAGCGGCACGTCTGGCGGACAGCGATCGTGTTCAGATCGGTGATTTCGTGATCGCCATCGGTAGCCCATTCGGTCTCAGTCATTCGGTCACGTTTGGCATCATGAGTGCCAAAGGACGCCGGGACCTTTCACTGGGCGAAGAACGAATCGATTTACAAGACTTCTTTCAAACCGATGCGGCGATCAATCCGGGCAACAGCGGCGGCCCGCTGCTGAACCTGCGTGGCGAAGTCATTGGCTTGAATACGGCCATCGCCAGCAGCAGTGGTGGTAGTGAAGGGATTGGGTTCGCCATCCCAATCAACATGGCCGCTCGAGTTGCTGAAGAGCTGATCCGGCACGGCAAGCTGCGACGCGGGTACCTGGGTGTCACGTTGGATCCGGAATTTGCCGCGGCTGAACTGTCGTCGTTCTCGGGACAGTACGCGTCGATGAAGGTGAACCCAGACGCGGATGATTTCCGTGATGAGGAAATGAAGCTCGGTGGGGCACGCGTCAAGAACGTGCGAGCGGGATCGCCCGCCGAAGCGGCTCGGTTGCAAACCGGCGACGTTGTCTTGCAGTTCGACGGTCACATGATCGACGATGACGATCACCTGGTCGCTCGCGTTGGCATGGCGCCTACCGATCAGCCGATCGACATGGTCATCCTGCGTGGCGGAAAACGCTATCGCACCACCGTCACGCTGACTCAGATCCCTTAG
- a CDS encoding ammonia-forming cytochrome c nitrite reductase subunit c552: MATSSKRSFGWLLALVGLVAFATFGVVALLVNIFERKQEARKPFVRLVEVNEVSTDPKPWGVNFPLQYESYLRTADTERTTYGGNHSMSPSKLKEFPWLKRLYAGYAFSIEYREARGHAYMLGDQEVTKRVTEVQQAGACLHCHAAIAPTYRRVGLEKMGKDASEETLGESFDQEAVIAGFKALSQMKYEEVHAELTKTPDGVVKAAEGDPHLGDAHPVSCVDCHDPETMSIRVTRPGFILGIAKLAESDDPVPHLPSIQKWRDSKSKTPYDPNVDATRQEMRSFVCGQCHVEYYCANKMTLTFPWSNGLKVEDLEKEWEETTFPDTEDGKSGGEFYDYVHKETGTPVFKAQHPEFELWSQGIHARAGVSCSDCHMPYERQGATKVSSHWVRSPMLNINKACQTCHHVSEDELKARVDTIQGRTQALMARAASAMTDMLDAIVLAQKAGASEEDLKPIRELQRKAMWRLDYISSENSKGFHADQEAARILGESIDYSRQAQAAAYRLGGSPKPEEGDVAVSQAD, encoded by the coding sequence ATGGCAACTTCTTCGAAACGTAGCTTCGGCTGGCTTCTTGCGTTGGTCGGTTTGGTGGCTTTCGCAACCTTTGGCGTCGTTGCCCTGCTGGTCAATATCTTCGAGCGAAAGCAAGAGGCCCGGAAGCCTTTCGTGCGTTTGGTGGAAGTCAACGAGGTCAGCACCGATCCCAAGCCATGGGGCGTCAACTTCCCGCTGCAATACGAAAGCTACCTTCGCACCGCCGACACCGAGCGAACGACCTATGGCGGCAATCATTCGATGTCGCCAAGCAAGCTGAAAGAATTCCCATGGCTGAAACGACTCTACGCTGGTTACGCGTTTAGCATTGAATACCGCGAGGCCCGTGGTCACGCCTACATGCTAGGTGACCAAGAAGTGACCAAGCGAGTCACTGAGGTTCAGCAAGCTGGAGCTTGTTTGCATTGCCACGCAGCGATCGCACCCACCTATCGCCGCGTCGGTCTGGAAAAAATGGGCAAAGACGCCAGTGAAGAAACGCTAGGCGAATCGTTCGACCAAGAAGCCGTGATCGCCGGTTTCAAAGCACTGAGCCAAATGAAGTACGAAGAAGTTCACGCTGAACTGACCAAGACGCCTGATGGTGTCGTGAAAGCGGCTGAGGGAGATCCACACCTGGGTGACGCACACCCGGTGTCCTGTGTTGATTGCCACGATCCTGAAACGATGTCGATTCGTGTCACCCGTCCTGGCTTCATCCTGGGCATTGCCAAGCTCGCCGAATCAGACGATCCGGTTCCGCACTTGCCCAGCATTCAAAAGTGGCGTGATTCGAAGTCCAAAACGCCATACGATCCCAATGTCGATGCAACTCGCCAAGAAATGCGTTCGTTCGTTTGTGGCCAATGCCACGTTGAGTACTACTGTGCCAACAAAATGACCCTGACTTTCCCTTGGTCCAATGGCCTGAAGGTCGAAGACTTGGAAAAAGAATGGGAAGAAACGACGTTCCCGGACACGGAAGACGGCAAGTCAGGCGGCGAGTTTTATGACTACGTCCACAAAGAAACCGGCACACCCGTGTTCAAAGCTCAGCACCCTGAATTCGAACTTTGGAGCCAAGGGATTCACGCTCGTGCGGGCGTCAGTTGCAGTGACTGTCACATGCCTTACGAACGCCAAGGGGCAACTAAGGTCAGCAGCCACTGGGTACGCAGCCCGATGTTGAACATCAACAAGGCTTGTCAAACGTGTCACCACGTTTCCGAAGATGAGCTGAAAGCTCGCGTCGACACGATTCAAGGACGCACCCAGGCGTTGATGGCTCGTGCCGCCAGTGCCATGACGGACATGCTCGACGCCATCGTCTTGGCTCAAAAAGCCGGTGCCAGCGAAGAGGACCTGAAGCCGATTCGCGAACTGCAACGCAAAGCGATGTGGCGATTGGATTACATCAGCAGCGAAAACTCCAAGGGTTTCCACGCTGACCAAGAAGCCGCCCGCATCCTGGGCGAGTCCATCGACTACAGCCGCCAAGCCCAAGCCGCCGCCTACCGCCTCGGCGGTTCGCCGAAGCCCGAGGAAGGCGACGTCGCTGTCTCACAAGCAGACTGA
- a CDS encoding Crp/Fnr family transcriptional regulator, with product MKENSAMSAVAGAIHGCPLLSRLNESNRSILASVALLREYQAGERIFNQGDPCPGMFIVERGLVRVYRGVANGQQHVLHLCGPTESFAEVAVFANSSTPASAEAIRPTRCVLIPLDAFQKALAENHELCLEMLAGMARWTRHFVDLLDDLVLRDSLTRVANFLLGLPVDPAGLLKLPGPKKDIANHLNVTSETFSRTLRRLNEDGAIETNSGRHIRIVNPDRLQQIGER from the coding sequence GTGAAAGAAAACTCAGCGATGTCGGCGGTGGCCGGTGCCATCCATGGCTGCCCGCTACTGAGCCGACTGAACGAATCGAATCGCAGTATCCTGGCATCCGTCGCACTGTTGCGTGAATATCAAGCCGGCGAGCGAATTTTCAACCAAGGTGATCCGTGTCCTGGCATGTTCATCGTCGAACGAGGACTGGTGCGAGTCTATCGCGGTGTCGCGAACGGCCAACAACACGTCCTGCACCTTTGTGGCCCGACGGAGTCTTTTGCGGAGGTCGCCGTGTTTGCCAATTCCAGCACACCCGCGAGTGCAGAGGCAATCCGCCCGACTCGATGTGTCTTGATTCCGCTGGATGCCTTCCAGAAGGCGCTCGCCGAGAACCACGAACTGTGCCTAGAAATGCTAGCCGGCATGGCTCGCTGGACACGTCACTTTGTTGACTTGCTCGATGACCTCGTCTTGCGGGATTCCTTGACGCGAGTCGCGAACTTTCTACTTGGACTGCCCGTCGACCCGGCGGGACTTTTGAAATTGCCGGGACCGAAGAAGGACATCGCCAATCACCTCAACGTGACCAGCGAAACGTTCTCTCGAACGCTGCGTCGACTCAACGAAGACGGCGCGATTGAAACAAACTCAGGCCGACACATACGCATCGTCAATCCAGATCGCCTGCAACAGATTGGCGAACGCTAA
- the nrfH gene encoding cytochrome c nitrite reductase small subunit — translation MSKPRFSKGMLALALVVGMFAGLGTFTFGYGKGASYMSNNPQTCVNCHAMQGHMDSWQQSSHHHVAVCNDCHLPHHPIGKWITKADNGFFHSLAFTLGNYKDPIQIKPRNKRVTQSTCVSCHQDFVHSMLPAETGQDMQQCVHCHSSVGHARR, via the coding sequence CTGTCTAAGCCGCGTTTTAGCAAGGGAATGCTTGCTTTGGCTCTGGTTGTTGGCATGTTCGCTGGCTTGGGGACGTTCACTTTTGGCTACGGCAAGGGTGCCAGCTACATGAGCAACAATCCGCAAACATGCGTGAACTGCCATGCGATGCAGGGGCACATGGATTCTTGGCAACAGAGCAGCCATCATCACGTTGCCGTCTGCAATGACTGCCACCTGCCGCATCATCCGATCGGCAAATGGATCACCAAGGCGGATAACGGGTTCTTTCACTCGCTCGCGTTCACGCTGGGCAATTACAAAGATCCGATCCAAATCAAACCACGAAATAAGCGGGTCACGCAAAGCACTTGCGTGTCGTGTCATCAGGACTTTGTCCACTCGATGTTACCTGCCGAGACCGGTCAAGACATGCAGCAGTGCGTGCATTGCCATAGCAGCGTTGGTCACGCCCGACGCTAG
- a CDS encoding calcium/sodium antiporter: MLFAIGQLIAGSLLLLIGGEGVVRGASRLAILARLSPLFVGLTVVSLGTSAPEMAVSISTALEGKADITIGNVVGSNLFNMLVIIGFSAIVAALPVDRQITRFDVPVMIAACVAMGVLSYDGNINRIDGILLLVAMVTYFGISYRLGKEKPSDDMKEFVEDVAGSPIESDSLGKKAVAVLLQLLILALGIGALILGCEWFVAGSVTFARHFGLSEAVIGLTIVSVGTSLPELVTSVAATLKGERGIAIGNAVGSTILNILAVLGVASVVSPVGINVLCSIAFIDVPVMIGAAVLSWLVLRTGHVVSRFEGVLLVLCYCAYIVYLLIANDAIASPW, translated from the coding sequence ATGCTATTTGCTATCGGTCAGTTAATCGCTGGTTCCTTGTTGTTGTTGATTGGTGGCGAAGGCGTCGTTCGCGGAGCATCGCGATTGGCGATTCTGGCAAGGCTCAGTCCGCTATTTGTTGGTTTGACGGTGGTGTCGCTGGGAACCAGTGCACCCGAGATGGCGGTCAGTATCTCAACTGCGTTGGAAGGTAAGGCTGACATCACGATTGGCAACGTGGTGGGCAGCAACCTGTTCAACATGCTGGTGATCATCGGCTTCAGTGCGATCGTTGCGGCACTTCCGGTGGACCGCCAGATTACACGTTTTGATGTCCCCGTGATGATCGCGGCTTGCGTCGCGATGGGCGTGCTTAGCTACGACGGCAACATCAATCGGATTGACGGAATTCTTTTGCTCGTTGCGATGGTGACCTACTTTGGGATCTCGTATCGCTTGGGGAAGGAAAAGCCGTCGGACGATATGAAGGAGTTTGTCGAGGATGTGGCGGGGTCGCCCATTGAATCGGATTCCCTCGGCAAGAAGGCGGTTGCGGTTCTGCTTCAGCTTTTGATTTTGGCCTTAGGTATCGGAGCATTGATCTTGGGCTGTGAGTGGTTTGTGGCTGGGTCGGTCACGTTCGCGCGTCACTTCGGGTTATCGGAAGCCGTGATTGGGTTGACGATCGTGTCGGTGGGAACGTCGCTGCCAGAATTGGTGACGTCCGTTGCCGCGACGCTCAAAGGCGAACGTGGGATTGCGATCGGCAATGCGGTTGGTAGCACCATCTTGAATATTCTGGCGGTGCTGGGCGTTGCTTCGGTGGTGTCACCGGTGGGAATCAATGTGTTGTGTTCGATCGCGTTCATTGACGTGCCGGTCATGATCGGGGCAGCGGTCCTGAGCTGGTTGGTGTTGCGAACGGGGCACGTTGTAAGCCGCTTCGAAGGTGTTCTTCTGGTTTTGTGTTACTGTGCCTATATCGTCTATCTGTTGATTGCCAACGACGCGATTGCGAGTCCTTGGTGA
- a CDS encoding sulfatase has product MSRLLYTTLLLLTTCLTSAIAQTRSPNVLLICVDDLRPELGCYGKDYIQSPHIDSLASQGRLFERHYVQAPTCGASRFAMLTGRYGPSDNNAIFKRADAIAKSATAQSSGQSTAVPPSLPAWFRQHGYTTVSVGKVSHHPGGAGGKDWDDESQLEMPMSWDRHLLPAGPWQHPRGAMHGLAHGEIRNDASKMDVFQSAEGPDSIYPDGLIVDQALGQMDQLAADPSAPFLLAVGIIRPHLPFGSPAKYMQPYEDATLPAIPHPHRPQGHTTWHKSGEFNRYNRWGKNPNEDSEFATLVRKHYAACVSYADAMVGRVLDRLDQLGLRDDTIIVLWGDHGWHLGEHAVWGKHTLFEEALHSPLIISYDGIPRPGTASKSMVETIDLFPTLCGLADVPAPDFVHGVSVEPILKSPTAPGHPAVSYARATTIRDDQYRLVLHPGGDVELYDFAGDEAANVAAQHPDVVSQLTERLKARTRLRSH; this is encoded by the coding sequence ATGAGCCGATTGCTTTACACGACACTTCTTTTACTCACAACCTGTCTAACTAGTGCGATTGCCCAAACGCGATCACCTAACGTGTTGTTGATCTGCGTAGACGACCTGCGACCTGAATTGGGTTGCTATGGAAAGGATTACATTCAATCGCCTCATATCGATTCACTCGCAAGCCAAGGAAGACTCTTCGAGCGTCACTACGTGCAGGCCCCCACCTGCGGCGCGTCACGATTTGCCATGCTAACAGGACGATACGGGCCATCGGATAACAACGCGATTTTCAAGCGAGCCGACGCGATCGCCAAGTCTGCCACCGCACAATCAAGCGGGCAATCCACGGCAGTCCCTCCCAGTCTTCCTGCATGGTTCCGTCAGCATGGCTACACCACCGTTTCGGTTGGGAAAGTCTCCCATCATCCCGGTGGAGCCGGCGGTAAAGACTGGGACGATGAAAGCCAACTTGAAATGCCAATGTCTTGGGACCGGCATCTCTTGCCCGCGGGACCGTGGCAACATCCTCGCGGCGCGATGCATGGCTTGGCCCATGGCGAAATCCGGAACGATGCCAGCAAGATGGACGTGTTCCAATCCGCCGAAGGCCCCGATTCGATCTACCCCGACGGTCTAATCGTCGATCAAGCACTAGGGCAAATGGATCAACTTGCCGCTGATCCGTCCGCACCATTCTTGCTGGCCGTGGGCATCATCCGCCCACACCTCCCCTTCGGCTCGCCCGCGAAATACATGCAGCCGTATGAAGACGCCACGTTGCCAGCCATCCCGCATCCCCATCGCCCGCAAGGCCACACCACTTGGCACAAGTCCGGTGAATTCAATCGCTACAACCGCTGGGGAAAGAACCCCAACGAAGACAGCGAATTTGCCACACTCGTCCGCAAACACTACGCCGCCTGCGTCAGCTACGCCGATGCGATGGTCGGACGAGTGCTTGATCGTCTGGACCAGTTAGGACTTCGCGACGACACGATCATTGTCCTTTGGGGCGATCACGGTTGGCATCTTGGTGAACACGCTGTCTGGGGGAAACACACCCTGTTTGAAGAAGCACTTCACTCGCCGCTGATCATCAGTTACGACGGCATCCCCAGGCCCGGCACGGCTTCCAAGTCGATGGTTGAAACGATCGACCTGTTCCCAACACTGTGCGGGCTCGCCGATGTCCCCGCACCCGATTTCGTCCATGGCGTCTCGGTCGAACCCATCCTGAAATCACCGACCGCCCCCGGACATCCAGCGGTCTCCTATGCTAGAGCCACCACCATTCGTGATGATCAATATCGCTTGGTACTTCATCCCGGCGGTGACGTGGAACTCTATGACTTCGCAGGCGACGAAGCGGCCAATGTGGCGGCGCAGCACCCCGACGTCGTGTCGCAACTAACCGAACGTCTAAAAGCTCGCACTCGCTTGCGTAGCCACTAA
- a CDS encoding nucleotide pyrophosphohydrolase — MTETNPTDSQTTVTELKAVVQKFVDERDWNSFHNPKNLAMSLAIETAELMEHFQWLTPEEALVVKDDPSRKHAVGEEVADCLSYLLAIASKLEIDLATTLRAKMIRNAVKYPVPDGGTANPSEK, encoded by the coding sequence ATGACTGAAACCAACCCGACCGATAGTCAAACCACGGTTACGGAACTGAAGGCGGTGGTCCAGAAGTTTGTGGACGAGCGTGATTGGAATTCTTTTCACAACCCGAAAAACTTGGCCATGTCGTTGGCGATCGAGACGGCTGAATTGATGGAGCACTTCCAGTGGCTGACGCCGGAGGAAGCGTTGGTGGTCAAGGACGATCCCTCCCGGAAGCATGCGGTGGGTGAGGAGGTGGCGGATTGCCTGTCGTATTTGTTGGCGATCGCATCCAAGTTGGAGATTGATTTGGCGACCACGTTACGAGCGAAAATGATCCGGAACGCGGTGAAATATCCCGTGCCGGACGGTGGGACCGCGAATCCCTCGGAAAAATAA
- a CDS encoding flavin monoamine oxidase family protein gives MSRMERLRYSRRQLVQMVCGGSALSLIPAGCDSLQRFVSGALPAAGELLSPNREAGHRLRLPREARWAGIDAETRTGAPGAASDAAIRNTASSEIASSETASSETASSDAATSEVAGGPSATTRHSCVIVGAGVAGLSAGWHLLDQGIDDFVILELESEVGGTARSGRTGDFQYPWGAHYLPVPKVENEALIRFLQSCSVVDSVHENRVEVAEQFLCRDPEERVFSQGRWWGGLVPSGILTAQDQDELKRFNEMMVAWARRKGSDGKPFFNLPTSTCSTDEEAQSLDQISMSNWLDQQGFQSEVLAWLVDYSCRDDYGLMADQTSAWAGLFYFAARMQSDSGETQDVLTWPEGNGFLVDQLRERMGDRVRLNQATMEVSKLDDGSFQVSAFDTSTQTRSVLHADQVVMAVPQFVANQVLAEDLCLAASPEARQAFQYGSWWVANVHLTNRPAENSFPMAWDNVPMDSSSLGYVNSVHQTGSDYGATVLTWYSAISSDMPQVVREQMLRLTWAEAAEAVITDLEIMHPDIRGLISRLDVMLWGHAMVQPRVGTIFHPARQAVAQSRGGVHFACTDLSGIALFEEAFDHGRRAAMSVAAFDGGA, from the coding sequence ATGAGCCGGATGGAACGTCTTCGCTATTCGCGTCGTCAACTGGTTCAGATGGTCTGCGGAGGCTCGGCGTTGTCGTTGATTCCGGCGGGTTGTGATTCGCTGCAGCGGTTTGTCTCAGGGGCTTTGCCTGCCGCCGGCGAACTCTTATCGCCCAATCGAGAAGCCGGACACCGCCTGCGTCTGCCGCGTGAAGCTCGCTGGGCTGGGATTGATGCCGAGACGCGAACCGGGGCTCCAGGGGCAGCTAGTGACGCAGCAATCAGAAATACAGCGAGCAGTGAAATAGCAAGCAGTGAAACGGCAAGCAGTGAAACGGCAAGCAGTGATGCTGCTACCAGTGAAGTAGCGGGCGGTCCTTCGGCAACCACTCGGCATTCGTGTGTGATCGTTGGTGCCGGTGTGGCGGGGCTGTCAGCGGGGTGGCATTTGCTAGATCAAGGGATTGATGACTTTGTGATTCTGGAGTTGGAATCGGAGGTGGGTGGAACCGCTCGCAGTGGTCGGACGGGAGACTTTCAATATCCCTGGGGGGCCCACTATCTGCCGGTTCCGAAGGTGGAAAACGAAGCGTTGATACGTTTTCTGCAGTCATGCAGCGTGGTGGATTCGGTTCACGAGAATCGCGTCGAGGTGGCCGAGCAATTCTTGTGTCGTGATCCTGAAGAGCGAGTGTTTTCCCAAGGGAGATGGTGGGGTGGACTGGTGCCGTCAGGGATTTTGACTGCGCAAGATCAAGACGAGCTGAAGCGTTTCAATGAAATGATGGTGGCCTGGGCTCGGCGAAAGGGGAGCGATGGGAAGCCGTTTTTCAATCTGCCTACGTCAACCTGCAGTACCGATGAAGAGGCACAATCGCTGGATCAAATTTCAATGTCAAACTGGCTGGACCAGCAAGGTTTCCAGTCGGAGGTGTTGGCTTGGTTGGTGGACTATTCGTGTCGCGATGACTATGGATTGATGGCGGATCAAACCAGTGCTTGGGCTGGCCTATTTTACTTTGCCGCGCGTATGCAGAGTGACTCGGGTGAAACGCAGGACGTGCTGACGTGGCCCGAAGGCAACGGTTTTTTGGTCGATCAGTTGCGTGAACGGATGGGCGATCGGGTTCGGTTGAATCAAGCGACGATGGAGGTTTCGAAGCTTGATGATGGGTCGTTCCAAGTCTCGGCGTTTGACACTTCAACGCAAACCAGAAGCGTCCTTCACGCCGATCAGGTGGTCATGGCGGTGCCGCAGTTTGTCGCCAACCAGGTGTTGGCCGAAGACCTGTGTTTGGCTGCATCGCCGGAAGCACGGCAAGCGTTCCAGTATGGATCTTGGTGGGTCGCAAATGTCCATTTGACGAACCGACCGGCTGAGAATTCGTTTCCGATGGCGTGGGATAACGTTCCGATGGATTCGAGTTCGCTGGGGTACGTGAACTCGGTTCATCAGACCGGCAGCGACTACGGTGCGACGGTGCTAACGTGGTACTCGGCGATTTCCAGCGACATGCCACAGGTGGTTCGAGAGCAAATGTTGCGGCTGACATGGGCCGAGGCAGCCGAGGCGGTGATCACTGATTTAGAGATCATGCACCCAGACATCCGCGGGTTGATTTCGCGGTTGGACGTGATGCTTTGGGGCCATGCGATGGTCCAGCCGCGTGTGGGCACGATCTTTCATCCCGCTCGCCAGGCAGTCGCCCAGTCGCGTGGCGGCGTGCATTTTGCCTGCACTGACTTGAGCGGCATCGCTTTGTTTGAAGAAGCGTTTGACCATGGCCGACGAGCGGCGATGTCGGTGGCGGCGTTTGACGGCGGAGCTTAG
- a CDS encoding thioredoxin family protein, which produces MVRTASTMMPLGTSAPDFSLPDTDGETISLSDFRDNKALLVIFMCNHCPYVKHVAEQLKLLTDEYMQHGVGIVAINSNDIEKYPDDNLEAMTQEKADRGYAFPYALDEDQSVAIAYGAACTPDFFLFGADHKLTYRGQLDGSRPKTDLPVTGADLRAALDETLAGRTPPQDQKPSIGCNIKWKPGNEPGYFNPAGIS; this is translated from the coding sequence ATGGTCCGCACCGCTTCGACAATGATGCCCCTGGGCACCTCTGCACCTGACTTTTCGCTACCCGACACCGATGGCGAGACCATCTCTCTGTCGGACTTCCGTGACAACAAAGCCTTGCTTGTCATCTTCATGTGCAACCACTGCCCGTACGTGAAGCATGTCGCCGAACAACTGAAGTTATTGACCGACGAGTACATGCAGCACGGCGTGGGGATCGTCGCCATCAACAGCAACGACATCGAGAAGTATCCGGACGACAACCTCGAAGCGATGACACAGGAAAAAGCCGATCGCGGCTACGCTTTCCCCTACGCTTTGGACGAAGACCAATCCGTGGCGATCGCTTACGGGGCCGCGTGCACGCCGGATTTCTTTTTGTTCGGGGCTGATCACAAGCTGACCTACCGCGGCCAACTCGACGGAAGTCGTCCTAAGACGGACCTGCCGGTCACTGGTGCGGACTTGCGTGCTGCGTTAGACGAAACGCTTGCCGGCCGCACTCCGCCCCAAGATCAAAAGCCTTCGATTGGCTGCAACATCAAGTGGAAGCCCGGCAACGAACCCGGCTACTTCAATCCCGCCGGCATCAGCTAA